Within Gilvibacter sp. SZ-19, the genomic segment AAACAGATCAGTTATAAGGATTTCTGATCCGGATCTTTAAACCAAGAGGCGTATTTCACATAATTGTTGGCAATTCGGTCTATCTCTCCCGCAGAAAGTTCAGCACTGACCGATTTGATCTTTTTGGCAGGTGTTCCGGCATAGATACTACCCGCAGGAACATGTGTATTCTTGGTCAGGACAGCTCCCGCAGCAATGATACTTCCAGACTCGACCACGCAATCGTCCATGATAATACTACCCATCCCAACAAGTACATTATCGTGTATGGTGCAACCGTGTACAATGGCGTTGTGTCCTATGGAAACATTGTTTCCAATAGTGGTTGGGGACTTTTTATAAGTGGCGTGGATAACAGCTCCGTCTTGAATATTGACCTGCTCCCCTATTTTGATAAAATGAACGTCTCCTCTTATCACTGCATTGAACCACACACTACAACGTGGACCCATTGTCACTTCCCCGACTATAGTTGCATTTGGGGCTATAAAACAGTCTTCAGGGATCTGCGGATGTATACCGCGTACAGGTAGAATATGCATGATCGGTTATTTAAAATAAGACAAGAGTGCGGACTTCTTTGCGGCAGAGACCAATAGTTCTTTGCCATTGCTTAGCACTACACTACCACCCTTTCCTTTATTGTAGGCTACCACGGCGTTCACATTGACCAAATAGGACTTGTGGATACGCGCAAAACCTTGTTCGGCCAAAATATCTTCAAAGTACTTGAGTGTCTTGCTGACCAGTTTCTTGCCCTTTTCCAAATAGATCTGGGTGTAATTGTCATCGGCCTGACAATATAGGATATCATCTACCGCTAAAACCTCAAAACCCGATTGCAAAGGAATAGTGATCTTGCCCTGTACTTGCTTTGAAGATGGGACTAAGACTTGATCTTGCAAACGCTCCTCTTGCAGTTTGATCTCGGTAACGTAGTCTACCGCCTTGATAAGTTCATCAATAGAGATCGGCTTTAATAAATAATAAGAAGCATGGGCATTCAAGGCATCGATGGCGTAGTGATCATAGGCCGTAACAAAGACCGTTTCAAAGGTTCTGTCACCTACCTTATCTAAAAGATCAAAGGCGTTGCCATAGGGCATTTCCACATCGAGAAAGACCAGATCTAACTCGTGATTCCTGATCAGAGTCAATCCCTCGTCTATCCCGGCAGCTTCTCCGACCAATTCCACCGTTGGGCAGTACTTTTTCAGGTAATTCCTAAGGATCTCTCTACTGGTTTCCTCGTCTTCTACTATGATGGCTTTTAAGGTCATTTGTCTTTCTTTACAATTAGGCTCACGCGGGTTCCACTGCCGTCTGTTTCCAGATCGCTAACGGTTACGTCTACCTTGTCTTTATACATTTGATTCAGGATCTGGATGCGTTTTTTAATGTTCCCCATCCCCTTGGATTGTTGTTTCTTCTGATTGGCCGTTTTTAAGGCCTTAGATCTTTGCCGTCCAATTCCATTATCGGAAATGGTTATAGTAATGGTTTCCGCATCTGTTTGATCAAAGCGGATCTCTAGTTTACCCTTGGTCTCTTTGTATCGCAAGCCATGCCAGACAGCATTTTCTATATATGGCTGTAATAGCATGGGTGGGATCACAAAATCATCGACCTTGAGCTTTTCGTCTAAAATGATCTCGTAATCGAATTTATCCTGGAATCTGAAATGCTCCAGTTTGGTGTAGATACTTAGCAGATCGATCTCTTTAGAAAGCGGAATAAAGTCTTCTTCGCTGTTCTCCAATACAGAACGCATCAGTCTGGAAAAATCAGAAAGGTATTTGTTGGCTGTCCGCTCGTCATTGTTGGCAATAAAACTGTTTACCGAGTTCAGCGCATTGAAAATAAAGTGCGGATTCATCTGCGTTCGCAGCGACTTTAAGGCCAAGAGGTTGTTGGCGTATTTTTGCTGACGAATACCTTTATTTAAAAAGTACGCCATGGCCAGAAGCACCAGAGCCAAGGCTACTAGTGAAGCGATGATCCACTTCTGCACCTTGTTATTCTTTTCTATCAACTCCTGATTCTCAAAGGCCAATTTATAGCGGGACTCGTTGAGCTGACGTTCGTTCTCCAAACTGGTGATCCGATTCTGCTTTAAGGCGATATCACGGCTAAAACGCGCCGCTTGAGAGAGCTCTTGTTCTTTTCTGCGATAGAGTTCATCTACCACAGCCACGTAGCTTTCGTAACTGCTAGCAGACTTTTCGGTCATCCCCAGATCGCGATAGATCTCCGAAAGTTTTCGCGTTGCATCTTTCTGCACTACAAGATCGCCACTGGCATCTGCCTGTGAGATACTCTTTTCCAAATACGGTATGGCCGCCTGATAGTTGTCTTGTGCCACTAAAGCGTTGGCAATTTTGTAATTCTGTCTTTGTGGGGTGAGATCCTCTGCTGCATCGTCTTCGGATTTAATAACAGAAAGATCCAAAGAATCGAGCATGCTCAAGGTTTCTGTACGCAGTTTGATCTCCTTATCAAAATCTCTGTTGGCATTGTAAAAATCTGCCACCTTAGACTGCTCCTTGGCCGATCGCACTTCGCTCTCATCCGCAGCCAATTCCAAGGAATTTTCGAAATAATCATTAGCGATGTTTGGTGAACCTGCCGCCGCATAGGCCTCTCCGATCTTGGAATTCAAATTAGTGATCTTTGGAGTGATCAAGTGGTCTTTGGCCACTTGCAGACCGCGCTGGTAGTTATCGACTGCATTGTCAAGATCCCCGATGGCAATATAGGTGTCTCCTAAACCCTCGTAGACCTCTACCGTCTGATAATTGGTCAAATTCTTGTCCAACAGCTGCTGATAGGTCTGCAGACTCTCTTGATGATTCTTGTTATTTCGGTAGGTTCTAGCGAGTTTGATCTCTACGGCTATCTTTGGTAAGCTACGCAGACTGCTCTTGTAATTCTCTACCGCCAGGTCGTGTTGCAGCCAATAGTCGTTTATATCGCCTAAGGTCTCAAAGGCAATTCCATTTTGAGCTGGTGTTGGGCGTTGATCTCTTGTGGACTCTAAAGCTTGTGTCACGAATTCGATACTCTTTTTAGCATCTTGTTTAAGAAACATCCGGGCCGAATCCATATACTTGGGAAACACATTGACATAACCTTGTTGGCGAGACGAGAGCTTTTTCTTGCTTACGGCACTGCGTTCTGCAGCTGGGGCTTTTTTAACTAAAATGCGTACACTTTGATCATCCTGAATCTCGTAGTAAACCGTTTCAAAAGCATCGCTGGTCACTATTAATTGATCGCCCACCCGCGCGCGAATGCTAAAATCGCCCGCAGCATCGGTAGTGGTATATGCACCTCCTGCAATTTCAATATTAGCATTGCTAATGGGCTCTAACAATTCGTCGTCAAAGATGCTCCCTTTAAGTATAAAGGTCTCTCGTGGTTGTAATCGCGTTCTGCCATCGCTATTGGAATCGACCTGAGCGAGGCTCATCGGA encodes:
- a CDS encoding gamma carbonic anhydrase family protein: MHILPVRGIHPQIPEDCFIAPNATIVGEVTMGPRCSVWFNAVIRGDVHFIKIGEQVNIQDGAVIHATYKKSPTTIGNNVSIGHNAIVHGCTIHDNVLVGMGSIIMDDCVVESGSIIAAGAVLTKNTHVPAGSIYAGTPAKKIKSVSAELSAGEIDRIANNYVKYASWFKDPDQKSL
- a CDS encoding LytTR family DNA-binding domain-containing protein produces the protein MTLKAIIVEDEETSREILRNYLKKYCPTVELVGEAAGIDEGLTLIRNHELDLVFLDVEMPYGNAFDLLDKVGDRTFETVFVTAYDHYAIDALNAHASYYLLKPISIDELIKAVDYVTEIKLQEERLQDQVLVPSSKQVQGKITIPLQSGFEVLAVDDILYCQADDNYTQIYLEKGKKLVSKTLKYFEDILAEQGFARIHKSYLVNVNAVVAYNKGKGGSVVLSNGKELLVSAAKKSALLSYFK
- a CDS encoding histidine kinase translates to MSLAQVDSNSDGRTRLQPRETFILKGSIFDDELLEPISNANIEIAGGAYTTTDAAGDFSIRARVGDQLIVTSDAFETVYYEIQDDQSVRILVKKAPAAERSAVSKKKLSSRQQGYVNVFPKYMDSARMFLKQDAKKSIEFVTQALESTRDQRPTPAQNGIAFETLGDINDYWLQHDLAVENYKSSLRSLPKIAVEIKLARTYRNNKNHQESLQTYQQLLDKNLTNYQTVEVYEGLGDTYIAIGDLDNAVDNYQRGLQVAKDHLITPKITNLNSKIGEAYAAAGSPNIANDYFENSLELAADESEVRSAKEQSKVADFYNANRDFDKEIKLRTETLSMLDSLDLSVIKSEDDAAEDLTPQRQNYKIANALVAQDNYQAAIPYLEKSISQADASGDLVVQKDATRKLSEIYRDLGMTEKSASSYESYVAVVDELYRRKEQELSQAARFSRDIALKQNRITSLENERQLNESRYKLAFENQELIEKNNKVQKWIIASLVALALVLLAMAYFLNKGIRQQKYANNLLALKSLRTQMNPHFIFNALNSVNSFIANNDERTANKYLSDFSRLMRSVLENSEEDFIPLSKEIDLLSIYTKLEHFRFQDKFDYEIILDEKLKVDDFVIPPMLLQPYIENAVWHGLRYKETKGKLEIRFDQTDAETITITISDNGIGRQRSKALKTANQKKQQSKGMGNIKKRIQILNQMYKDKVDVTVSDLETDGSGTRVSLIVKKDK